From the Oleiharenicola lentus genome, one window contains:
- a CDS encoding Maf family protein, whose product MTSDPKGPRLILASASPRRRELLAGLGYEFSIVPAEVTEHEAPDADPRAMVAHNAALKADWVAARHPDATVIGADTTVFIERTVLNKPRDAAEARAMLRMLSGRTHTVFTGLAVRRLRDGLKLDRGVASDVTFKALDEATIELYLSRVHTLDKAGGYGIQEHGDLIVAGFTGSLTNIVGLPVDEMKQLLTQAGLGR is encoded by the coding sequence ATGACTTCAGACCCCAAAGGCCCTCGTCTCATCCTCGCCTCCGCCTCGCCGCGGCGGCGCGAACTGCTGGCCGGACTCGGGTATGAATTCAGCATCGTCCCGGCCGAGGTGACCGAGCACGAGGCGCCGGACGCCGATCCGCGGGCGATGGTCGCGCACAACGCCGCGCTCAAGGCCGACTGGGTCGCCGCGCGGCATCCCGACGCCACGGTCATCGGCGCCGACACGACGGTGTTCATCGAGCGCACCGTGCTCAACAAGCCCCGCGACGCCGCCGAAGCCCGCGCCATGCTGAGGATGCTCAGCGGACGCACGCACACGGTTTTTACCGGGCTGGCCGTGCGACGTCTGCGCGACGGGCTGAAGCTCGACCGGGGCGTAGCCAGCGACGTGACTTTCAAGGCCCTGGACGAGGCGACCATCGAGCTCTACCTGAGCCGCGTCCACACTCTCGACAAGGCCGGCGGCTATGGAATCCAAGAGCACGGCGACCTCATCGTAGCCGGGTTCACCGGGTCGCTGACAAATATTGTGGGGTTGCCGGTGGATGAAATGAAACAACTTTTGACTCAGGCGGGTCTAGGGCGTTGA
- a CDS encoding NAD+ synthase: protein MRIGLAQINTLVGDLAGNRRLIEAAYKTLVAQGAELVVFPELVVSGYPPRDLLFKRRFVADVEVMTREIAASIGAVPAVIGYTETNTTRQGRPYFNSAAFCQAGKILTSGRKCLLPTYDVFDEDRYFEPAASPTVVEFGGRRIGLTICEDIWTHSMISTRHLYNGVDPVAQLVGKCDLMVNLSASPWYHGKGHVRHTLVADTARRLGCPVAYVNAIGGNDELIFDGRSLATDANGRMLAGLAAFRDDLQVIELGKVTPHSRPPVVPNPADAPYLHASFSQEELADIYEALVLGVRDYARKTGFKKALLGLSGGIDSALTAVIAAEALGPQNVIGVSLPSVISSQHSRDDAAAVAKNLGIAYHTLSIADVVAAGEKTLEPLFAGRPRDIAEENIQARARGLLLMAISNKFGALLLTTGNKSELAVGYCTLYGDMCGGLAVISDVFKTQVYALSRWINRHKPIIPVNSIDKAPSAELRPDQTDQDSLPPYDMLDAILKGYVEEGLSRADLIAQGFDQAIVNDIVRKVDLNEYKRKQAAPGLKITPLAFGVGRRIPIVQKYVS from the coding sequence ATGCGCATCGGCCTGGCCCAAATCAACACCCTCGTCGGCGACCTCGCCGGAAACCGTCGGCTCATCGAGGCCGCCTACAAGACCCTCGTCGCCCAGGGCGCTGAACTGGTCGTCTTCCCCGAACTAGTCGTCAGCGGCTACCCCCCGCGCGACCTGCTCTTCAAGCGCCGCTTCGTGGCCGACGTCGAGGTTATGACCCGCGAAATCGCCGCCAGCATCGGCGCGGTACCGGCCGTGATCGGCTACACCGAGACCAACACCACGCGCCAGGGTCGCCCTTATTTCAATTCCGCGGCGTTCTGCCAGGCCGGCAAGATCCTCACCTCCGGCCGGAAATGCCTGCTGCCGACCTACGACGTATTCGACGAGGACCGCTACTTCGAGCCCGCCGCCAGCCCCACGGTCGTGGAGTTCGGCGGACGCCGCATCGGCCTCACCATCTGCGAGGACATCTGGACGCACAGCATGATCTCCACCCGCCACCTCTACAACGGCGTGGACCCCGTCGCCCAGCTCGTCGGCAAGTGCGACCTGATGGTGAACCTCTCCGCCAGCCCCTGGTATCACGGCAAGGGTCACGTCCGCCACACCCTCGTCGCCGACACCGCACGCCGCCTCGGTTGCCCGGTCGCCTACGTCAACGCCATCGGCGGCAACGACGAACTCATCTTCGACGGCCGCAGCCTCGCGACCGACGCCAACGGCCGGATGCTGGCCGGACTCGCGGCCTTTCGCGACGACCTGCAGGTCATCGAGCTTGGCAAGGTCACCCCGCACAGCCGTCCGCCGGTCGTGCCCAATCCCGCCGACGCCCCCTACCTCCACGCCAGCTTCAGCCAGGAGGAGCTCGCCGACATCTACGAGGCGCTCGTGCTCGGCGTGCGCGACTACGCCCGCAAGACCGGTTTCAAGAAGGCGCTCCTCGGCCTCTCCGGCGGCATCGATTCCGCCCTCACCGCCGTCATCGCCGCCGAGGCGCTCGGCCCGCAAAACGTCATCGGCGTCAGCCTGCCATCGGTCATCTCCAGCCAGCATTCGCGCGACGATGCCGCCGCCGTCGCCAAGAATCTCGGCATCGCCTACCACACGCTGTCCATCGCCGATGTGGTCGCCGCCGGGGAAAAGACCCTCGAACCGCTTTTCGCCGGCCGCCCGCGCGACATCGCCGAGGAAAACATCCAGGCCCGCGCCCGCGGCCTCTTGCTCATGGCCATCTCCAACAAGTTCGGCGCTCTGCTGCTCACCACCGGCAACAAGAGCGAACTGGCCGTTGGCTACTGCACGCTCTACGGCGACATGTGCGGAGGCCTCGCGGTCATCAGCGACGTGTTCAAGACGCAAGTCTATGCCCTCTCCCGCTGGATCAACCGCCACAAGCCGATCATCCCGGTCAACTCCATCGACAAAGCCCCCAGCGCCGAGCTGCGCCCCGACCAGACCGACCAGGACAGCCTACCGCCCTACGACATGCTCGACGCGATTCTCAAGGGCTACGTCGAGGAAGGCCTCTCCCGCGCGGACCTCATTGCGCAGGGCTTCGATCAGGCCATCGTCAACGACATCGTCCGCAAAGTGGACCTCAACGAATACAAGCGAAAGCAAGCCGCCCCCGGCCTGAAGATCACCCCCCTCGCCTTCGGCGTTGGCCGCCGCATCCCGATCGTGCAAAAATATGTGAGCTGA
- the hemL gene encoding glutamate-1-semialdehyde 2,1-aminomutase, whose product MPSSSEQLFARALQLIPGGVNSPVRAFRSVGGAPFFTKSAQGATLTTADGRELIDFVCTWGPAIHGHNHPRIKAAIADALERGTSFGTPNPYEVEMAELIVSFFPSIQKVRMCSSGTEATMSAIRLARGFTKRDKIIKFAGCYHGHSDSLLVAAGSGALTHGNPDSAGVPAAFARETVVLPYNDTAALDAAFAANPGQIACVILEPYIGNVGFIKPDPGYLQHVRKVTAAHGTVLIFDEVMTGFRLARGGVQELEKITPDLTALGKIIGGGLPVGAFGGRADIMDYLAPLGPVYQAGTLSGNPLAMAAGIAQLRLLDEVKPYPRLDAMGLQLVGAARAAALAKGLPLQTPQVGSMLSLFFTPTPVRDMATALTSDAKLFGRFFRACLDGGVYLPPSAYEAWFLSTAHEGPAIDRACEVITSAIKSL is encoded by the coding sequence ATGCCTTCCTCCTCCGAACAACTCTTCGCCCGCGCCCTGCAACTCATCCCCGGTGGCGTCAATTCGCCGGTCCGGGCCTTTCGCTCCGTCGGTGGGGCGCCGTTCTTCACCAAGTCCGCCCAAGGCGCCACCCTCACCACGGCCGACGGCCGCGAACTGATCGACTTTGTCTGCACCTGGGGACCGGCCATCCACGGGCACAACCACCCGCGCATCAAGGCTGCCATCGCCGACGCCCTCGAGCGCGGCACCTCCTTCGGCACCCCGAATCCCTACGAGGTCGAGATGGCCGAGCTGATCGTGTCGTTTTTCCCGTCGATCCAGAAGGTCCGCATGTGCAGCAGCGGGACCGAGGCCACGATGTCGGCCATCCGCCTCGCGCGCGGCTTCACCAAGCGCGACAAGATCATCAAGTTCGCCGGCTGCTACCACGGCCACAGCGACTCTCTGCTCGTCGCGGCCGGCTCGGGCGCGCTTACCCACGGCAACCCCGACAGCGCCGGCGTGCCGGCGGCCTTCGCCCGCGAGACCGTGGTCCTGCCCTACAACGACACCGCCGCGCTCGACGCGGCCTTCGCGGCCAACCCCGGTCAGATCGCCTGCGTCATTCTCGAGCCCTACATCGGCAACGTCGGTTTCATCAAGCCCGACCCCGGTTACCTCCAGCACGTCCGCAAGGTCACCGCCGCCCACGGCACCGTGCTCATCTTCGACGAGGTCATGACCGGCTTCCGCCTCGCTCGCGGCGGTGTGCAGGAGCTGGAGAAAATCACGCCCGACCTGACCGCTCTGGGTAAAATCATCGGCGGCGGCCTGCCGGTCGGCGCATTTGGTGGCCGGGCCGACATCATGGATTACCTCGCCCCGCTTGGTCCGGTGTATCAGGCCGGCACGCTCAGCGGCAACCCCCTTGCGATGGCCGCGGGCATCGCCCAACTGCGCCTGCTCGACGAGGTGAAGCCCTACCCGCGCCTCGATGCGATGGGCCTCCAGTTGGTCGGCGCCGCCCGTGCCGCCGCGCTGGCGAAAGGCCTCCCGCTGCAAACGCCGCAGGTCGGCTCCATGCTGAGCCTTTTCTTCACGCCCACGCCGGTCCGCGACATGGCCACCGCGCTGACCTCCGACGCCAAGCTCTTCGGCCGATTCTTCCGCGCCTGTCTCGACGGCGGGGTCTATCTTCCGCCCAGCGCCTACGAGGCCTGGTTCCTCAGCACCGCCCACGAGGGCCCGGCCATTGACCGCGCTTGCGAAGTCATCACCTCTGCCATTAAGTCCCTCTAA
- a CDS encoding SpoIVB peptidase S55 domain-containing protein: MALLLCSCVFSFAQPHNAPLLALEELQPGMKGEVWTVFRGSAPEPFAVQVTGVLRNALGPGKSMILCELTDPRVQGMGAVAGMSGSPLYIDGKLAGVLAYQIQRFETVRHAGFTPIKDMLEVSTLPAPRDALNPTPIPIKGGQSARSTAPSDIQPLTPAFTAGGLSPLVAGLVAPQFDSLGLSFNALGGSLDSGAQPSALGAPPALQPGGVVAVALAVGDITIAGTGTVSHVDGSHVLAFGHPMLSLGATELPMAAAEVVTILPSQLNSIKVSNTGPIIGAFSQDRLSGIYGELGREPAMVPVEISFPTRQNRKSLNFRVVRHEQVLPIIAASGLAQAVNGSNESGFTRGFRVTVNVEFPGREPVELSQIYPGPQGLNQGLTEFVGNLSLWLFNPYERVFPDRIRFAVEDTPDSPQGIVEQFQVSRTSALPGEHVDLSLGWRGFQRASRTEALGLDIPREWAGKDLEVIVTNGPALDELTGRSRTFVVAQLRGFDEYISALRQFRRTDGLYVAVVEKTRLLTDQRDSTAEMPGSLERIARAADEARFQRRDVLAPLWEQHILPGTLFNIQLRKPLNIAD; encoded by the coding sequence ATGGCTTTGCTCCTTTGCTCCTGCGTGTTTTCCTTCGCCCAGCCACACAACGCCCCGCTGCTCGCGCTCGAGGAATTGCAGCCCGGCATGAAGGGCGAGGTCTGGACCGTCTTCCGGGGCAGCGCCCCCGAGCCCTTCGCCGTGCAGGTGACCGGCGTGCTCCGCAACGCCCTCGGTCCGGGCAAGAGCATGATCCTCTGCGAACTCACCGACCCGCGGGTCCAGGGCATGGGTGCCGTGGCCGGCATGAGCGGCAGCCCGCTCTACATTGACGGCAAGCTCGCAGGCGTGCTGGCCTACCAGATCCAGCGCTTCGAGACCGTGCGCCACGCCGGCTTCACGCCGATCAAGGACATGCTGGAAGTCTCCACGCTGCCGGCGCCGCGCGATGCGCTCAATCCCACCCCCATCCCGATCAAGGGCGGCCAAAGCGCCCGCTCCACCGCCCCGAGCGACATCCAGCCGCTCACGCCCGCTTTCACCGCCGGTGGTCTTTCCCCGCTCGTGGCCGGACTGGTCGCGCCGCAGTTCGACTCCCTCGGCCTTTCCTTCAACGCCCTCGGCGGCAGTCTCGATTCCGGCGCCCAACCCTCCGCACTCGGCGCTCCGCCCGCCCTCCAGCCCGGCGGCGTCGTCGCCGTGGCCCTCGCCGTGGGCGACATCACGATTGCCGGCACGGGCACGGTTTCGCATGTGGACGGTTCGCACGTCCTCGCCTTCGGTCACCCGATGCTGTCGCTCGGCGCCACCGAGTTGCCGATGGCCGCCGCCGAGGTGGTCACGATTCTTCCGAGCCAGCTCAACTCGATCAAGGTCTCCAACACCGGACCGATCATCGGCGCGTTCAGCCAGGACCGCCTTTCCGGCATCTACGGCGAACTCGGTCGCGAGCCCGCGATGGTGCCGGTTGAGATCAGTTTTCCCACGCGCCAGAACCGGAAATCCCTCAACTTCCGCGTCGTCCGCCACGAGCAGGTGTTGCCGATCATCGCCGCCTCCGGCCTGGCGCAGGCGGTCAACGGCTCCAACGAATCCGGCTTCACCCGAGGCTTCCGCGTGACGGTGAATGTCGAGTTTCCCGGCCGCGAGCCGGTCGAGCTCAGCCAGATCTACCCGGGGCCGCAGGGGCTCAACCAGGGCCTGACCGAATTCGTGGGCAATCTCTCGCTGTGGCTCTTCAACCCCTACGAGCGCGTTTTCCCCGATCGCATCCGCTTCGCCGTTGAGGACACGCCCGACAGCCCGCAGGGCATCGTCGAGCAGTTCCAAGTGTCCCGCACCAGCGCCCTGCCCGGCGAGCATGTGGACCTCAGCCTCGGCTGGCGCGGCTTCCAGCGGGCCAGCCGCACCGAGGCGCTCGGCCTCGACATCCCGCGCGAGTGGGCCGGCAAGGACCTGGAGGTGATCGTGACGAACGGTCCGGCCCTCGACGAGCTGACCGGCCGCTCCCGCACCTTCGTCGTGGCGCAGTTGCGCGGCTTCGACGAATACATTTCCGCGCTCCGCCAGTTCCGCCGCACCGACGGCCTCTACGTCGCCGTGGTCGAGAAAACCCGCTTGCTGACCGACCAGCGCGACAGCACCGCGGAAATGCCCGGCTCGCTCGAACGCATCGCGCGCGCCGCCGACGAGGCCCGCTTCCAGCGACGCGACGTCCTCGCCCCGCTCTGGGAGCAACACATCCTCCCCGGCACGCTCTTCAACATCCAGCTCCGCAAACCGCTCAACATCGCGGACTGA
- a CDS encoding toxin-antitoxin system YwqK family antitoxin, which yields MGIMLVVTTAALLVFGLFTAFTKVRESNRLKGMLPRQPSAALDQFYIENPDRIMIHYDDIVGPDRYVKAFPHVEGADIAFQFPIRRHWGSPLTVRLPDGTTVRRHEVLAVVDSGGLIVTEPRPQQETGGYDDARVYQLETGLRYRGRRVTTRPPDSAGREGRDQDGIHTYQLPEGRRFEIAFRGGVPDGLFKAYYENGSLWGEGTYRQGRIAEAWVVTRSGRRFDELRDSAAATRAMEADAKVEAEKFRQSGARKLVTRDYTGAAAEFGFAIDRFGSIAAYLGRAEARLALGDRDGAIQDCKAGQQSEGTDAERARAELMLADLLSR from the coding sequence GTGGGCATCATGCTTGTCGTCACGACCGCCGCGCTGCTGGTGTTCGGTTTATTTACCGCCTTCACCAAGGTTCGTGAGTCCAACCGGCTCAAGGGAATGCTTCCGCGCCAGCCCAGTGCCGCTCTCGACCAATTCTACATCGAGAATCCGGACCGCATCATGATCCATTACGACGACATCGTCGGCCCGGATCGCTACGTAAAGGCTTTCCCCCATGTCGAGGGCGCGGACATCGCCTTTCAGTTTCCCATCCGGCGCCACTGGGGCTCTCCGCTGACCGTCCGCCTGCCCGATGGAACCACCGTCCGGCGCCATGAAGTGCTCGCCGTGGTTGACTCTGGCGGACTGATTGTCACCGAACCGCGGCCGCAGCAGGAGACTGGCGGCTACGACGACGCCCGCGTTTATCAGTTGGAAACTGGACTCCGCTATCGTGGCAGGCGCGTCACCACTCGCCCGCCCGATTCCGCGGGCCGGGAGGGGCGTGACCAGGACGGCATCCACACCTACCAGCTTCCCGAAGGTCGGCGCTTCGAGATCGCTTTTCGCGGCGGCGTGCCTGACGGACTATTCAAGGCCTACTATGAAAACGGCAGTCTCTGGGGCGAAGGCACCTATCGCCAGGGACGCATCGCCGAAGCCTGGGTCGTCACCCGATCCGGTCGCCGCTTTGACGAACTCCGGGACAGTGCTGCTGCCACCAGAGCCATGGAAGCGGATGCCAAAGTTGAAGCGGAGAAGTTCAGGCAGAGTGGTGCGCGGAAACTCGTCACTCGCGATTACACAGGTGCGGCCGCGGAATTCGGTTTCGCAATCGACCGGTTTGGCAGCATTGCAGCCTACTTGGGCCGCGCCGAAGCCCGGCTTGCACTGGGTGACCGCGACGGCGCGATCCAGGATTGCAAGGCCGGGCAACAATCAGAGGGAACCGACGCCGAGCGTGCCCGCGCCGAGCTGATGCTCGCGGATTTGCTGTCCAGGTGA
- a CDS encoding tyrosine recombinase XerC, producing the protein MSSPEPEPALPPAAAAEWLLPFLDFLAKERRYSAYTVRNYRQAVEDFAAWLKQSGRAPDAFAMLGARDVRDFVIEAQRRFGRRTLHNHVSGLRTFYRYWMREGRLKKNPFTGVPLPKLEKPLPKFLTESQMLKLLAGPDTLRAQEQIGEFTALRDRLVLEVIYGGGLRVSEAVGLNYGAVDFGTGSARVLGKGRKERICPLGDTAMALIRKFRDTHARRPGPTDPVLVSERHGRMSPVEVQKLVKKYLALADLPMDITPHKLRHSYATHLLNAGADLRSVQELLGHASLTTTQIYTHTSVARLKEIHAKAHPRA; encoded by the coding sequence GTGTCCAGTCCCGAGCCTGAGCCCGCGCTGCCCCCCGCCGCTGCGGCGGAGTGGCTGCTGCCGTTTCTCGATTTCCTCGCCAAGGAGCGGCGTTATTCCGCCTACACCGTCCGAAATTACCGGCAGGCGGTGGAGGATTTCGCCGCGTGGCTGAAGCAGAGCGGCCGGGCGCCGGACGCGTTTGCGATGCTGGGCGCGCGGGACGTGCGCGACTTCGTCATCGAGGCACAACGACGCTTCGGCCGGCGCACGCTGCACAACCATGTGTCGGGCTTGCGGACGTTCTACCGCTACTGGATGCGCGAGGGCCGGCTGAAGAAGAACCCCTTCACGGGCGTGCCGCTGCCCAAGCTGGAGAAACCGCTGCCGAAATTCCTGACCGAGTCACAGATGCTGAAACTGCTGGCCGGACCGGATACCTTGCGGGCGCAGGAACAGATCGGCGAGTTCACCGCCTTGCGCGACCGGCTGGTGCTGGAAGTCATCTACGGCGGCGGCCTGCGCGTGAGCGAGGCCGTGGGGCTAAACTATGGCGCCGTGGACTTCGGCACCGGCAGTGCCCGCGTGCTCGGCAAAGGCCGCAAGGAGCGGATTTGTCCGCTCGGCGACACGGCCATGGCGCTGATCCGGAAATTCCGTGACACCCACGCGCGACGCCCCGGTCCGACCGACCCGGTGCTCGTGTCCGAGCGTCATGGCCGGATGAGCCCTGTCGAGGTGCAGAAGCTGGTGAAGAAGTATCTCGCCCTGGCCGACCTGCCGATGGACATCACGCCGCACAAGCTGCGGCATTCCTACGCCACGCACCTGCTCAACGCCGGCGCCGACCTGCGCTCGGTGCAGGAGCTGCTCGGCCATGCCAGCCTCACCACCACGCAGATCTACACCCACACGAGCGTGGCGCGCCTGAAGGAGATCCATGCCAAGGCGCATCCGCGGGCGTAG
- a CDS encoding MazG family protein → MTPIDELRQTMARLRAPDGCPWDREQTHQTLARCLIDECSELLDTIDRNDIPHMREELGDVLIQVVFHAQLAAERGDFNFDDVAREINDKLVRRHPHVFGDHGKLGTAGEVITKWEQIKATEKKNGPAQIGVFKDQPPRLPALMFAEAVVKQIEKKSLPADGIVDQAAIARTANGLTESEAGRRLFELAAACRQAGIDPEMALRKECDRVMRDVESRVQSRA, encoded by the coding sequence ATGACGCCGATAGACGAACTTCGCCAGACGATGGCCCGGTTGCGGGCGCCGGACGGGTGTCCGTGGGACCGGGAGCAGACGCACCAGACCCTGGCGCGCTGCCTGATCGACGAGTGCAGCGAACTGCTCGACACGATTGACCGGAACGACATCCCGCACATGCGCGAGGAACTGGGCGACGTGCTCATCCAGGTGGTTTTCCACGCGCAGCTGGCCGCCGAACGCGGTGATTTCAACTTCGACGACGTGGCCCGTGAGATCAACGACAAGCTCGTGCGCCGCCACCCGCATGTCTTCGGCGACCACGGCAAGCTCGGCACCGCCGGCGAGGTCATCACCAAGTGGGAACAGATCAAGGCGACCGAGAAGAAGAACGGCCCCGCGCAGATCGGCGTGTTCAAGGACCAGCCGCCGCGCCTGCCGGCCCTGATGTTTGCCGAGGCCGTGGTGAAGCAGATCGAGAAGAAATCCCTGCCCGCCGACGGCATCGTGGATCAGGCAGCCATCGCCCGGACCGCGAACGGACTCACCGAGTCCGAGGCGGGCCGACGGCTGTTTGAACTCGCCGCCGCCTGCCGCCAGGCAGGCATCGATCCCGAGATGGCCCTGCGCAAGGAATGTGACCGCGTGATGCGCGATGTCGAAAGCCGTGTCCAGTCCCGAGCCTGA
- a CDS encoding indole-3-glycerol phosphate synthase TrpC, with translation MDKLTEIMAHKRREIAPLVRPVYAAELAELNHRLPRPPSFAAALRRSDRKLAIISEIKRRSPSAGDIKAGASALAQARAYRAAGASALSILTDTEFFGGTLADLIEVAADFSQNPPAIPALRKDFMVHPIQVVQAREAGASAILIIVRALDDGEITALHTAAQAAGLDALFEIHNEDELDRAVMHRAKIIGVNNRDLAIFKTDIGLSERLIPLFPKDVIAVSESGFTSGADAARARACGAHALLVGESLMRAPDPAALISAFQTA, from the coding sequence ATGGACAAGTTAACGGAAATCATGGCCCACAAGCGCCGCGAAATCGCCCCGCTGGTGCGGCCGGTCTATGCCGCCGAACTGGCCGAGCTGAACCACCGGCTGCCGCGTCCGCCCTCCTTCGCCGCGGCCCTGCGCCGGTCCGACCGGAAGCTGGCCATCATTTCCGAGATCAAGCGCCGCTCGCCCTCCGCCGGCGACATCAAGGCCGGCGCCTCCGCCCTCGCCCAAGCCCGTGCCTACCGCGCCGCCGGGGCCAGCGCCTTGTCCATCCTCACCGACACTGAGTTCTTCGGCGGCACCCTCGCCGACCTGATCGAGGTGGCGGCCGATTTCAGTCAAAACCCGCCGGCCATACCCGCGCTGCGCAAGGATTTCATGGTTCACCCGATCCAGGTCGTGCAGGCGCGCGAGGCCGGCGCCAGCGCGATCCTGATCATCGTCCGCGCGCTCGACGACGGTGAGATCACCGCCCTGCACACCGCCGCCCAGGCCGCGGGACTCGACGCGCTGTTTGAAATCCACAACGAGGATGAACTCGACCGGGCCGTGATGCATCGCGCGAAAATCATCGGCGTGAACAACCGCGACCTCGCCATTTTCAAGACCGACATCGGTCTCTCCGAGCGCCTCATCCCGCTTTTCCCGAAGGATGTGATCGCCGTCAGCGAAAGCGGTTTCACCTCCGGCGCCGACGCCGCCCGCGCCCGCGCCTGCGGCGCCCACGCCCTGCTCGTGGGCGAGTCGCTCATGCGGGCGCCCGATCCCGCCGCACTGATTTCCGCGTTTCAAACCGCCTGA
- a CDS encoding GNAT family N-acetyltransferase has protein sequence MALTLQPMTATDFAEWRRRTVPDYAAAKVANGDWQENIAPAQAEESLNRLLPEGLASPGHYLYLVVDAADARVVGSLWFARQGDDAYLYDFHIRDEFRGRGHGREAMLLLETAVTALGLRRIGLHVFAQNRIARSLYESLGYEATDLTMRKRLPQPV, from the coding sequence ATGGCCCTCACCCTTCAGCCGATGACCGCGACCGACTTCGCCGAGTGGCGCCGGCGAACGGTTCCGGATTACGCTGCTGCCAAGGTGGCCAACGGCGACTGGCAGGAAAACATCGCGCCCGCCCAAGCCGAAGAAAGTCTCAATCGCCTGCTGCCGGAAGGTTTGGCGTCACCCGGACATTATCTTTACCTGGTGGTCGATGCCGCTGATGCCCGTGTCGTCGGCAGCCTCTGGTTTGCCCGGCAGGGCGACGATGCCTACCTCTACGATTTCCATATCCGCGACGAATTCCGTGGTCGAGGCCATGGTCGTGAAGCGATGCTTCTGCTCGAGACTGCGGTCACCGCACTCGGCTTGCGTCGCATCGGCCTCCATGTCTTCGCCCAAAACCGGATCGCTCGTTCGCTCTACGAGTCACTCGGGTATGAGGCGACCGACCTGACCATGCGCAAGCGGCTCCCGCAACCAGTCTGA
- the rsmA gene encoding 16S rRNA (adenine(1518)-N(6)/adenine(1519)-N(6))-dimethyltransferase RsmA, whose amino-acid sequence MPLTPTGTRELLAKLGHQPKRFLGQNFLVDGNIVRKSLDLAGIKAGDTVVEVGPGLGTLTSALLEAGAEVWAVEKDRQLHAHLTETLVPSHPRLHLMEGDAMDFPLAGFDPVAAVSDRLPADTAGGHRTALPTKPFKIVANLPYAISTPWMDAVLSGPLPDRMVLMLQLEAAERYVAKPGTKLFGAISIFLQSAFALEPGHRVPAACFHPRPDIESVLLNLARLPEPFIFPAETKALIRACFQQRRKQLGSILRGKLAPEAAARWFARLEAAGFSAQSRAEQVPVALWRDFAV is encoded by the coding sequence ATGCCGCTGACTCCGACAGGCACCCGCGAACTGCTCGCCAAGCTCGGGCACCAGCCGAAGCGGTTTCTCGGGCAGAATTTCCTCGTGGACGGCAACATCGTCCGCAAATCCCTCGACCTCGCCGGTATCAAGGCCGGCGACACCGTGGTCGAGGTTGGCCCCGGACTCGGCACGCTGACGTCTGCATTGCTTGAAGCGGGCGCCGAGGTCTGGGCGGTGGAGAAAGACCGCCAGCTCCACGCGCATCTCACCGAGACGTTGGTGCCCTCCCACCCGAGGCTGCACTTGATGGAAGGCGACGCCATGGATTTTCCGCTGGCGGGGTTTGATCCTGTCGCGGCGGTCAGTGACCGCCTTCCCGCGGATACGGCCGGCGGTCACAGAACGGCGCTACCAACCAAGCCATTCAAAATCGTCGCCAACCTGCCCTACGCGATCTCCACGCCGTGGATGGATGCCGTGCTCTCGGGGCCGCTGCCGGACCGCATGGTGCTGATGCTCCAGCTCGAGGCCGCCGAGCGTTATGTGGCCAAGCCCGGCACCAAGCTGTTCGGGGCCATCTCGATTTTCCTGCAATCCGCCTTCGCCCTCGAGCCCGGCCACCGGGTGCCGGCCGCGTGTTTCCACCCGCGGCCCGACATCGAATCGGTGCTGCTGAACCTTGCGCGGCTGCCGGAACCGTTCATCTTCCCGGCCGAAACCAAGGCGCTCATCCGCGCCTGCTTCCAGCAGCGCCGCAAGCAGCTCGGCTCCATCCTGCGCGGCAAGCTCGCGCCCGAGGCCGCCGCCCGCTGGTTCGCCCGGCTGGAGGCCGCCGGCTTCAGCGCTCAATCCCGCGCCGAGCAGGTGCCCGTGGCACTCTGGCGCGACTTCGCGGTCTGA
- a CDS encoding transcription elongation factor GreAB: MPKTELHARILAHLRAELEAMTKAALATHEEATHEENKAEDKYDTRGLEASYLAHGQSRAAEEAAEAVAQFTALKPRDFGPGEAIALGALVRLDDNSRYFIGPRAGGTEVETDGAMVMVTTPSSPLGRQLVGRRQGDRITLTLGARRSERTITSVA; encoded by the coding sequence ATGCCCAAGACCGAACTGCACGCGCGCATCCTCGCCCATCTCCGGGCCGAACTCGAAGCCATGACCAAGGCGGCCCTCGCCACCCATGAGGAGGCGACGCACGAGGAGAACAAGGCCGAGGACAAATACGACACCCGCGGCCTCGAGGCCTCCTACCTCGCCCACGGCCAGTCCCGGGCCGCCGAGGAGGCCGCCGAGGCCGTCGCCCAGTTCACCGCACTGAAACCCCGCGATTTCGGCCCGGGCGAGGCCATCGCCCTCGGCGCGCTGGTGCGACTCGACGACAACAGCCGCTACTTCATCGGTCCCCGCGCCGGGGGCACCGAGGTCGAGACCGACGGCGCGATGGTGATGGTAACCACGCCTTCCTCGCCGCTGGGCCGGCAGCTGGTCGGCCGCCGGCAGGGCGACCGCATCACGCTCACCCTCGGCGCCCGGCGCAGCGAGCGGACCATCACGTCCGTGGCCTGA